From the Oryzias latipes chromosome 22, ASM223467v1 genome, one window contains:
- the commd8 gene encoding COMM domain-containing protein 8, whose translation MEVLDRLPEPDCVKLCHRLVDGLCGREPPCRGEYGATWSLQEWAGLRDSLTALFCRAVGSNSADEEVLAELQKLCSRHAHAVLNVLRSRRREVRLALLSRTDCMSSAALQDFDWSLKLALSSDKISSLNTPLLSLSLDVRENGALRPVAVEMSKEELSALISSLEAANKVMLQMK comes from the exons ATGGAGGTGCTGGACCGTTTACCAGAACCGGACTGCGTGAAG CTCTGTCACAGGCTGGTGGACGGGCTGTGCGGGAGGGAGCCTCCCTGTCGGGGCGAGTATGGCGCCACCTGGAGTCTGCAGGAGTGGGCGGGGCTGCGGGACTCCTTGACGGCCCTTTTCTGTCGGGCAGTGGGGAGCAACTCTGCAGACGAGGAG GTTCTGGCTGAGCTGCAGAAGCTCTGCAGCAGACACGCCCACGCCGTGCTGAACGTGCTGCGATCCCGCCGACGGGAGGTCCGGCTGGCTCTGCTCAGCAGAACCGACTGCATGTCGTCTGCCGCGCTGCAGGACTTTGACTGGAGCCTGAAG TTAGCTTTATCCAGCGATAAGATCTCGTCCCTCAACACTCCGCTGCTCAGCCTCAGTCTGGATGTGAGGGAGAACGGAGCGCTGCGGCCAGTCGCCGTGGAGATGAGCAAGGAGGAGCTGAGCGCCCTCATTAGCTCGCTAGAAGCTGCTAATAAG GTGATGCTGCAGATGAAGTGA